In one window of Chitinophagales bacterium DNA:
- a CDS encoding TlpA family protein disulfide reductase has product MDQFRQYKVEGSPASAEMHDLLDTYSRKDSALYVTFMQLDSLQKNKASDSVLNIVRQQRDQQINEMNTYVKGFINKSNSPANRFFAIGNFALRSMPMNESKELAETSAAKFKEHSGLAKLKSLFAVQAAQQPAAHPLLNKQAPEISMPDITGNTFNLSSLRGKYVLVDFWASWCKPCREENPNVVAAYNQFKDKNFTILGVSLDSDKGSWVKAIQKDGLTWTHISDLKMWETSVVNTYQFEGIPFNVLIDPQGKVIATNLRGPALTQQLSQILK; this is encoded by the coding sequence ATGGATCAGTTCAGACAGTACAAAGTAGAAGGGTCTCCTGCATCTGCTGAAATGCATGACTTATTGGACACCTATTCCAGAAAGGACTCTGCACTGTATGTTACCTTTATGCAGCTGGATTCACTGCAGAAGAACAAAGCCAGCGATAGTGTATTGAACATTGTTCGTCAGCAACGCGATCAGCAGATTAATGAGATGAATACGTATGTAAAGGGCTTTATCAATAAATCAAATAGTCCTGCCAACCGCTTTTTCGCTATTGGCAATTTTGCTTTACGCAGCATGCCCATGAACGAATCCAAAGAATTGGCTGAAACTTCTGCTGCAAAATTCAAAGAGCATAGTGGTTTAGCGAAATTGAAAAGCTTATTTGCCGTACAGGCAGCACAACAACCAGCTGCTCATCCGCTGTTGAACAAACAAGCACCTGAAATCAGTATGCCGGATATCACTGGTAACACATTTAACCTAAGCAGTCTTCGTGGTAAATATGTATTAGTAGATTTCTGGGCAAGTTGGTGTAAACCATGTAGAGAGGAAAACCCGAATGTAGTAGCTGCTTACAATCAATTCAAGGATAAGAACTTCACTATTCTGGGTGTATCATTGGATAGTGATAAAGGTTCTTGGGTAAAAGCCATTCAGAAAGACGGACTAACCTGGACGCATATCAGTGATCTGAAGATGTGGGAAACCAGTGTGGTGAATACCTATCAATTTGAGGGCATTCCTTTTAATGTGTTGATTGATCCACAAGGCAAGGTGATTGCAACCAACTTAAGGGGACCAGCTTTAACACAGCAGTTAAGTCAAATTCTGAAGTAA
- a CDS encoding RagB/SusD family nutrient uptake outer membrane protein translates to MNKKNIFVSGLLGVVILSLGACSKALDTAPKNSLDLGTTLTTREGLNATLTSIYNTYQGSAYYGRDIIVIPELLADNGEITSNNTNRFLNQANNAPGSHINIWATLYGVINRANLVINNVDNSTATAAEKRQWKGEATFLRALSLFDAAKIFARNPLNLNVTGATGATSFDLGVPVLTAGVADATQITYPARPKVGETYDAIVKDLTDANGLLTNTGSAFRVRRVAAQALLSRAELYRGNWAQAERWADSVLLGGAASIAPATTYFTSWGSNHAETIFGLQYQTGEGNPGTDGLQYIYYRNLPAIPGYADVTATASLRTDMGTADLRYQRLISAQVKSGQNVFYCMKWPLSSGRQLGQDDIMLLRTSEVLLNRAEARARQGKEALAIGDLNQTRVRAGLTAFPTSGAGAPTGAALINEILKERRIELAFEGHRLWDLLRTNRDVVKSGGSTILTTDFRLICNIPIAEIDVNRNMAQNPGY, encoded by the coding sequence ATGAATAAGAAAAACATATTCGTATCAGGTCTGCTGGGTGTTGTTATCTTAAGTCTCGGTGCTTGTAGCAAAGCCCTAGATACTGCACCTAAAAACTCGCTGGATCTGGGTACTACACTTACCACCCGTGAGGGATTGAATGCGACACTTACTTCTATCTACAATACCTATCAGGGTAGTGCATACTACGGCCGTGATATTATTGTGATTCCTGAGTTATTGGCAGATAATGGTGAGATCACTTCAAATAACACCAATAGATTCTTGAACCAAGCCAATAATGCTCCAGGTTCACACATCAATATCTGGGCAACCTTGTATGGTGTGATCAACAGAGCTAACTTGGTTATCAATAACGTTGATAATTCTACTGCAACTGCTGCAGAGAAAAGACAGTGGAAGGGTGAAGCAACATTCCTTCGCGCATTGAGCTTATTTGATGCTGCGAAAATTTTCGCTAGAAATCCCCTCAATCTGAATGTAACAGGTGCTACCGGTGCTACCAGTTTCGATCTTGGTGTGCCTGTGCTTACAGCAGGTGTGGCTGATGCAACACAAATTACTTATCCTGCAAGACCTAAAGTAGGTGAGACTTACGATGCTATCGTTAAAGACCTTACCGATGCCAATGGATTGCTTACCAACACGGGTTCTGCATTTCGAGTAAGACGTGTTGCTGCTCAGGCTTTATTGAGCAGAGCAGAATTATATCGTGGCAACTGGGCTCAGGCAGAACGTTGGGCTGACTCCGTTTTACTTGGTGGTGCGGCTTCAATTGCGCCTGCAACAACCTACTTTACTTCATGGGGTAGTAATCACGCTGAAACCATTTTTGGTTTGCAGTATCAAACTGGTGAAGGTAACCCTGGTACAGATGGTCTTCAGTACATCTATTACAGAAACCTGCCTGCTATTCCAGGTTATGCAGACGTAACTGCAACAGCTTCTCTGCGTACAGATATGGGTACTGCTGATCTTCGTTATCAGCGCCTAATCTCTGCTCAGGTAAAATCAGGTCAGAACGTGTTCTATTGTATGAAATGGCCTTTATCTTCTGGAAGACAACTTGGCCAGGATGATATCATGCTGCTCCGTACTTCAGAAGTATTGTTGAATCGTGCAGAAGCACGTGCAAGACAAGGTAAAGAAGCTTTAGCTATTGGCGACTTGAACCAAACAAGAGTGAGAGCAGGGCTTACCGCTTTCCCAACTTCTGGTGCAGGCGCTCCAACTGGCGCAGCTTTGATTAACGAGATTCTGAAAGAAAGAAGAATTGAGCTAGCTTTCGAGGGTCATCGTTTGTGGGATCTGCTGAGAACAAACAGAGATGTGGTAAAGTCTGGTGGTTCTACTATCCTGACAACAGATTTCCGTTTGATTTGTAACATCCCTATCGCTGAGATCGATGTTAACAGAAACATGGCTCAAAACCCTGGTTATTAA
- a CDS encoding TonB-dependent receptor — protein MRKLLMIFLCFVLASIQVFAQNRTVTGKVTDADGKPLSGASVKVKGAEAGTISDGDGNFKIVVQATAKVLQISSVGMETKDVAIGANPVINISLKPIDNSLEEVVVVGYETKKKKDIAGATASVKGKEIAARPVGSFARAMQGAMAGVQVVSNNGVPGGNVTVRVRGVGSINASSTPLYIVDGVQIVTGNSNSLGNGNGPEGLVSSNLLNAINPDDIETIDVLKDPASASIYGAQAANGVVIITTKKGRAGKSKINFNSYFGVSRVIKKLDVLTATEAVQLGYEANANRFGAGSANVTTFLNGVGATVKNGIVDPLENTDWQDLAFRSGFVQNYDLSVSGGNDKTTFFLSGGYNRLNGHVLASDFQRGSLRINLDHKVNDKLSIGTSLTLSSYSSNGVFDGGSFGNPVRNGFMSFPTNKPYNADGSFRQAANGQWFGGLDNFLTYTSLNVNFSNVKNLVGGINATYSINKYLRWRSTFNLNYNYTEEKQFSDPRGSGASVNGSVSKASTQIRDFQTNHTLNYARTFGAKHAVSGLLGAEYRYNLQTSFAAFGQGLPLPQFQTLSSTATPLSPSEGFGDFKLLGFFAKAGYTYDDKYIVNMTVRRDGSSRFGEDTKFGLFPSISTAWRISREKFMGKFGENNDVKLRFSYGVTGNQAGIGNYASRALFGLSGEYLGLAGGAPSQLGNAALGWEENETFNYGIDFSILNRRVTAEIDYFSANRRSLLLAFPLPPSSGFSSITRNTGVLQNRGIELGLNTVNFSTKNFRWTTNFNFTYVKNKVVKLNEGQNNIGTGIVVGRQLNSIFTYKFAGVNPADGRTMYYDTLGNITYTPQLRDRYYLDKSSDPLWFGAFTNTLTFKNFELRFQFQYQGGNYIQNSDATFVQRAGSTFDRNQLSSQMLRWQKPGDMTYVPRPWAGAAQPGSSSYTFFSDRFWERGDFLRLKEVTITMHLDKKTLNRLGLTNASFYVSGFNLATWSNYSMFDPELQGNDFGTYPQAKQMTMGLNLTF, from the coding sequence ATGAGAAAACTCCTAATGATTTTCTTGTGCTTTGTATTGGCCTCAATACAGGTATTTGCACAGAATCGGACTGTTACGGGGAAAGTAACAGATGCCGATGGGAAGCCACTTTCTGGTGCTTCCGTTAAAGTAAAGGGTGCAGAAGCAGGCACTATTTCCGACGGTGACGGTAATTTCAAAATTGTTGTTCAAGCAACTGCCAAAGTGCTACAGATTTCTTCTGTTGGTATGGAAACAAAAGATGTTGCCATTGGTGCAAATCCGGTAATCAATATTTCTTTAAAGCCAATTGACAATAGCCTGGAAGAGGTGGTTGTTGTTGGTTATGAAACCAAAAAGAAGAAAGATATCGCTGGAGCAACAGCAAGTGTAAAGGGTAAAGAAATTGCTGCCAGACCTGTTGGTAGCTTTGCACGTGCCATGCAAGGTGCAATGGCCGGTGTGCAAGTAGTATCCAACAACGGTGTACCTGGTGGTAACGTAACAGTACGTGTACGTGGTGTTGGTTCTATTAATGCAAGTAGCACACCATTATATATTGTAGATGGTGTGCAGATTGTTACCGGTAACTCTAACTCTTTAGGTAATGGTAACGGTCCTGAAGGTTTGGTTTCTTCAAACCTGTTAAATGCAATCAATCCAGATGATATTGAAACAATTGATGTATTGAAAGATCCGGCATCTGCATCTATCTATGGTGCTCAGGCTGCGAATGGTGTAGTCATCATCACTACAAAAAAAGGCAGAGCAGGTAAAAGCAAGATCAACTTCAACTCTTATTTCGGTGTTAGCCGTGTAATTAAGAAGCTGGATGTATTAACTGCAACAGAAGCTGTTCAGCTAGGATATGAGGCCAATGCCAATAGATTTGGTGCTGGTTCTGCAAACGTTACTACTTTCCTGAATGGTGTTGGTGCCACAGTAAAGAATGGTATTGTTGATCCACTTGAAAATACAGATTGGCAAGACCTTGCTTTCCGCAGTGGCTTCGTACAGAATTATGATTTATCTGTTTCTGGTGGTAACGATAAAACTACCTTCTTCCTTTCAGGTGGTTACAACCGCTTGAATGGCCATGTATTGGCTTCTGACTTCCAGCGAGGTTCACTGAGAATTAACTTGGACCACAAAGTGAATGATAAACTCTCTATTGGTACTAGCCTTACTTTATCATCATATTCATCAAATGGTGTATTTGATGGTGGTAGTTTCGGTAACCCAGTACGTAATGGTTTCATGAGTTTCCCAACAAACAAACCTTATAATGCTGATGGATCATTCCGTCAGGCAGCTAATGGTCAGTGGTTTGGTGGCTTGGATAACTTTTTAACCTATACTTCACTGAACGTGAACTTCTCAAACGTGAAGAACTTAGTTGGAGGTATTAATGCAACATATAGTATCAATAAATACCTCCGTTGGAGAAGTACTTTTAACCTGAACTATAACTACACAGAAGAAAAGCAATTCTCTGATCCACGCGGTTCCGGTGCTTCCGTAAACGGTAGTGTATCTAAAGCATCTACACAGATTCGTGATTTCCAAACAAACCATACATTGAATTATGCACGCACTTTTGGTGCCAAGCATGCTGTGAGTGGTTTATTGGGTGCAGAGTATCGTTATAATCTTCAAACTTCATTTGCAGCATTTGGTCAGGGCCTGCCTTTGCCTCAGTTCCAAACTTTGAGTTCAACGGCTACACCTTTGTCACCTAGCGAAGGTTTTGGTGATTTTAAGTTATTGGGCTTTTTCGCTAAAGCAGGATACACTTATGATGATAAGTATATCGTGAATATGACTGTACGTCGTGATGGTTCTTCTCGTTTTGGTGAAGACACTAAGTTTGGTCTTTTCCCTTCTATCTCTACCGCATGGAGAATCAGCCGTGAAAAATTCATGGGTAAGTTTGGTGAGAACAATGATGTAAAGCTCCGCTTCTCTTATGGTGTTACTGGTAACCAAGCCGGTATTGGCAACTATGCCAGCCGTGCTTTATTTGGCCTTAGTGGTGAATACCTAGGTTTAGCTGGTGGTGCACCATCTCAACTAGGTAATGCTGCCTTGGGTTGGGAAGAAAACGAAACATTCAACTACGGTATTGATTTCAGTATTTTGAATAGAAGAGTTACTGCTGAGATTGACTATTTCTCAGCTAACAGAAGATCGTTGTTGTTGGCGTTTCCACTGCCACCTAGTAGTGGTTTCTCTTCTATCACCAGAAATACCGGTGTACTGCAAAACCGTGGTATTGAACTTGGTTTGAATACGGTAAACTTCAGTACAAAGAATTTCCGTTGGACAACCAACTTCAACTTTACTTACGTGAAAAACAAAGTGGTTAAGTTGAATGAAGGACAAAATAATATCGGTACCGGTATTGTTGTAGGTCGTCAATTGAACTCAATCTTCACCTATAAGTTTGCTGGTGTAAACCCTGCTGATGGTAGAACCATGTATTACGATACATTGGGTAATATTACCTACACTCCGCAGTTGCGTGATAGATACTACTTAGATAAGAGTTCTGATCCTTTGTGGTTTGGTGCTTTTACGAATACACTTACTTTCAAGAATTTCGAACTTAGATTCCAGTTCCAGTATCAGGGTGGTAACTATATTCAGAATTCTGATGCAACATTTGTTCAGCGCGCAGGTTCAACATTCGATCGTAATCAGCTGAGTTCTCAAATGCTTCGTTGGCAGAAACCTGGTGATATGACTTATGTACCAAGACCTTGGGCAGGTGCTGCACAGCCTGGTTCTTCTTCTTATACATTCTTCTCTGATCGTTTCTGGGAGAGAGGTGATTTCCTTCGTCTGAAAGAAGTAACCATTACTATGCATCTGGATAAGAAGACGTTGAATAGACTTGGCTTAACAAATGCCTCATTCTATGTGAGCGGATTTAATCTGGCAACATGGTCAAATTACTCCATGTTTGATCCTGAATTGCAGGGTAACGACTTTGGTACTTATCCTCAAGCCAAGCAAATGACAATGGGCTTAAACCTTACTTTCTAA
- a CDS encoding RagB/SusD family nutrient uptake outer membrane protein, translated as MKLKNILLASSMLLAAGAISCKKVIDVAETDLIAGDIALSTVTFAEQAVIGTYAALGTEMTMQLNAVFADEVTKAEFYNAVTTHEWQYGPADVGLRDSYTGIGPNYTIINRANTVLQALPKALSTVAGDDAKKLRLQGEALFLRAYAHFELFRYYCGNYDAAGLGMVYMEKPSIDPAPRINMGEYFTKLKADLVAAKALVPNNLTDVNRANVASVAALQARVALYLREWANAEAFATEYINAVPLATRAQFPGIWTDVNTAEQSFRLVRTNTLGGRIGSFFRATSASTTNIGQVTWRPAQKLWDTYDQANDVRFAAYFKDEPLLTSAGRGSRLVQKYAGSAYATPNENVANAKVFRTAEMYLIRAEARAEQGRFSGATGADADINTLRSNRINGYTNVTFTSAAQAINEVLSERYKELCYEGHRFFDLKRRGLPVSRLSADAPSSAGTTLDANNFRFVLPIPLPEMVANPAMKQNPGYQ; from the coding sequence ATGAAACTTAAGAATATTCTTCTTGCATCATCAATGCTTCTTGCAGCAGGTGCTATTTCCTGTAAGAAAGTGATTGATGTAGCAGAAACGGATCTGATCGCCGGTGATATCGCATTGAGTACGGTTACATTTGCTGAGCAAGCTGTAATTGGTACTTATGCAGCACTGGGTACAGAAATGACTATGCAGTTAAACGCAGTGTTTGCGGATGAAGTAACAAAGGCTGAATTCTATAATGCTGTTACTACACACGAGTGGCAGTATGGTCCGGCTGATGTGGGTCTTCGCGACAGCTATACTGGAATTGGTCCAAACTACACAATCATCAACAGAGCAAACACTGTATTGCAAGCTTTACCTAAGGCTTTGAGCACAGTAGCCGGTGATGATGCGAAGAAACTTCGCCTGCAGGGTGAAGCCCTCTTCCTGCGTGCTTATGCACATTTTGAATTGTTCCGCTACTATTGCGGTAACTATGATGCAGCTGGTTTAGGTATGGTGTATATGGAAAAGCCATCGATTGATCCAGCTCCAAGAATCAACATGGGAGAATATTTCACCAAGTTGAAAGCAGATCTGGTAGCTGCAAAAGCACTGGTTCCAAACAACCTAACAGATGTAAACAGAGCAAACGTAGCTTCTGTAGCTGCTTTACAAGCTCGTGTAGCATTGTACCTGCGTGAGTGGGCTAATGCTGAAGCTTTTGCAACAGAGTACATCAACGCTGTTCCTTTGGCAACTCGTGCTCAGTTCCCCGGTATCTGGACTGATGTGAATACTGCTGAGCAGTCTTTCCGTCTGGTTCGTACCAATACACTGGGTGGCCGTATCGGTTCTTTCTTCCGTGCTACTTCAGCAAGCACAACCAATATTGGTCAGGTAACTTGGAGACCAGCACAGAAGCTGTGGGATACTTATGACCAAGCTAATGATGTACGCTTTGCTGCTTATTTCAAAGATGAGCCATTGCTGACATCTGCCGGTAGAGGTTCAAGACTGGTACAGAAATATGCTGGTTCTGCATATGCAACGCCAAATGAAAACGTTGCAAACGCAAAAGTTTTCAGAACTGCTGAAATGTATCTGATTCGTGCTGAAGCAAGAGCAGAGCAAGGTAGATTCAGCGGTGCTACTGGTGCTGATGCTGATATCAACACTTTGCGTAGCAACCGTATCAATGGTTATACCAATGTTACCTTTACTTCTGCAGCTCAGGCTATCAATGAAGTACTGAGTGAGCGTTACAAAGAACTGTGCTATGAAGGTCATCGTTTCTTCGACCTGAAGCGCAGAGGCTTACCTGTTAGTCGTTTGTCTGCTGATGCACCAAGCTCAGCTGGTACTACACTGGATGCTAACAACTTCCGCTTTGTACTGCCTATTCCTTTGCCTGAAATGGTTGCCAACCCAGCCATGAAGCAAAATCCTGGTTATCAATAA
- a CDS encoding SusC/RagA family TonB-linked outer membrane protein, which yields MRKLLFLMMCLSMMTLHAFAQSKTVTGKVTDQSNGQPLAGVTIVAGKASALSNTDGSFKISVDQSVKNIVFTYVGFERSEIAVPKSGTVNVLMSSESKALEEVVVTGYGKEKKSQFTGAATVVTSKKIQDVPVSSFDQNFQGRVPGLLANSGSGQPGTNASVRIRGTSSISGSSQPLYVVDGIPIATGDFQTLNPNDFESITVLKDASAAALYGARGGTGVIVITTKSGKAGQTNFSYRTQTGFTQRPNPSQFEQMNSREMLDYEEFVGGFAPGLTAPGWVYSRKHPNYAGLPATSPANNPFAASKARYDFIRDSLGNNNVNYFDLLFRTGVSQTHELNMSGGNAATKYFLSINYFQQDGTDRKSRIKRYTTRFNLDNTVGKLNIKFNTTVGYSIVDYNEGAFYAGNGTANPFAMAWRAKPYENPFRQDGSLIFGTSSALVPRAIGNLIERSNNSQWIDKQVKTVTGLTLSYKLFPTVTLKNTTGVDASANFGTGYIKAASYVGSLQSFQAGYLNESMTSRIQMINTSGIVYNERFNERHDVEVGGYFEVVRQWNKGFGMSLWNLDPRLDLSGQGAGTLTTGGAATVAQNGNSAKSGFGIRSFFANGRYTYNDKYTLSGSIRRDGTSRILNADNKEITTWAAGFTWDVIKENFLRNASWLSDLKFRATYGKVPNIGSISGGSFGISSNFYSIPGYLNAQLPSFSTTAYAGSTITGLVPGVANPNLKIETVEKTNIGVDIAVFKNRVRLGVDAYKNLTRDLFVSQRLVATSGFYGSSLNVNAGSMSNKGLEFSLAVDIIRKKDMDLTLSANHAININKIEDLGSVTEYAAGTGIIKKGLPIGTHYSYYYLGADPATGRPRYKKPDGTATTNINEAGQFHEFGTWLPKHTGGFSLDFRYKKVSVSALFSYQFDVRRYNNVQNWVTQGDATYTGAVTQSRRLLTEQWQKPGDVKEIQSPAFSRQFTSYDISDAKFLRFRNLNVSYSLGALSVGNVKLMKSGRFYMQAQNLIIWSPWSGLDPEDDNNISLAEFPNPRAFVVGLDINF from the coding sequence ATGAGAAAACTCCTATTTCTTATGATGTGCCTTAGCATGATGACACTACATGCTTTCGCACAGAGCAAGACAGTTACTGGTAAGGTAACTGATCAGTCGAATGGGCAGCCTCTTGCAGGTGTAACAATTGTTGCAGGCAAGGCTAGCGCGCTCTCTAATACGGATGGTAGCTTCAAGATCTCTGTTGATCAGAGTGTGAAGAACATCGTATTCACTTATGTTGGTTTTGAGCGTAGCGAAATTGCAGTACCTAAATCAGGTACAGTGAATGTGCTGATGAGCTCAGAGAGCAAAGCTTTGGAAGAAGTGGTGGTAACTGGTTATGGTAAGGAAAAGAAAAGTCAGTTTACTGGTGCTGCTACTGTAGTTACATCAAAGAAAATTCAGGACGTTCCTGTTTCTTCTTTCGATCAGAACTTCCAAGGTCGTGTTCCTGGTTTGTTGGCTAACTCTGGTTCAGGTCAGCCTGGTACCAACGCTAGCGTAAGAATCCGTGGTACATCTTCTATCTCCGGTTCTAGCCAGCCCTTGTATGTTGTTGATGGTATTCCCATTGCAACAGGTGATTTCCAGACATTGAACCCTAACGATTTCGAATCTATCACAGTATTGAAGGATGCAAGTGCTGCAGCCTTGTATGGTGCTCGTGGTGGTACTGGTGTTATCGTAATTACTACTAAGTCTGGTAAAGCTGGCCAAACTAATTTTTCATACAGAACGCAAACAGGTTTTACGCAGAGACCTAATCCTTCTCAGTTCGAGCAAATGAACTCAAGAGAAATGTTGGATTATGAAGAATTTGTAGGTGGTTTTGCACCTGGTCTTACTGCTCCAGGTTGGGTATATTCTAGAAAACACCCCAACTATGCTGGCTTACCTGCAACTTCTCCTGCCAATAACCCTTTTGCAGCTTCTAAAGCCAGATATGATTTTATTAGAGATTCATTGGGTAATAACAATGTAAATTATTTTGATCTGCTCTTCAGAACAGGTGTATCTCAAACACATGAACTGAATATGAGTGGTGGTAATGCTGCAACCAAGTATTTCCTGTCTATTAACTATTTCCAGCAGGATGGTACAGATAGAAAATCAAGAATCAAGCGTTATACTACGCGTTTCAACCTGGATAACACTGTAGGTAAATTGAACATCAAGTTCAATACAACTGTGGGTTATTCAATTGTTGATTACAATGAAGGTGCTTTCTATGCCGGTAACGGTACTGCTAACCCATTTGCAATGGCTTGGAGAGCCAAGCCTTATGAGAATCCTTTCCGTCAGGATGGTTCACTCATCTTCGGAACTTCTTCTGCCTTGGTTCCAAGAGCAATTGGTAACCTGATTGAGCGTTCAAACAATTCTCAATGGATTGATAAGCAGGTGAAAACTGTAACAGGTTTAACGCTGTCTTACAAGTTATTCCCAACTGTTACCCTGAAGAACACTACTGGTGTGGATGCTTCTGCTAACTTCGGTACAGGTTATATCAAAGCTGCTTCTTATGTAGGTTCTTTACAGTCATTCCAGGCTGGTTATTTGAATGAGTCTATGACAAGCAGAATCCAGATGATCAATACTTCAGGCATTGTGTACAATGAGCGCTTTAATGAGCGTCATGATGTTGAAGTTGGTGGTTATTTCGAGGTGGTTCGTCAGTGGAACAAAGGTTTCGGTATGAGTTTATGGAACCTGGATCCACGTCTTGACCTCTCTGGTCAGGGCGCTGGTACATTAACTACCGGTGGTGCAGCTACAGTTGCACAGAACGGAAACAGTGCCAAGTCTGGTTTTGGTATCCGTTCATTCTTTGCAAACGGTCGTTATACTTACAATGATAAGTACACTTTATCTGGTAGCATCCGTCGTGATGGTACTTCCAGAATCTTGAATGCAGATAACAAAGAAATCACAACTTGGGCTGCAGGTTTTACTTGGGATGTGATTAAAGAAAACTTCCTGAGAAACGCCAGCTGGTTGTCTGATTTGAAATTCAGAGCTACTTATGGTAAAGTGCCAAACATTGGTTCTATCTCTGGTGGTTCTTTTGGTATCTCCAGTAACTTCTATAGTATCCCAGGTTACCTGAATGCGCAGTTACCTTCTTTCAGTACAACTGCTTATGCTGGTTCTACCATTACAGGTTTGGTTCCTGGTGTTGCTAACCCTAACTTGAAAATTGAAACAGTAGAGAAAACCAATATTGGTGTTGATATCGCTGTCTTCAAGAACAGAGTTAGACTCGGTGTTGATGCGTACAAAAACCTGACAAGAGACTTGTTTGTGAGTCAGCGTCTGGTGGCTACTTCAGGTTTCTATGGTTCAAGCTTGAACGTGAATGCAGGTTCTATGTCTAACAAGGGGCTTGAATTCTCATTAGCTGTAGACATCATCCGTAAGAAGGATATGGATCTGACTTTGAGTGCTAACCACGCCATCAATATCAACAAGATTGAAGATCTGGGTTCAGTTACGGAATATGCTGCCGGTACAGGTATCATCAAGAAAGGTTTGCCAATTGGTACACACTATTCTTACTATTACCTGGGTGCTGATCCTGCAACAGGTCGTCCAAGATATAAGAAGCCAGATGGTACTGCTACAACCAATATCAACGAAGCTGGACAGTTCCACGAGTTTGGTACATGGTTGCCTAAGCATACCGGTGGTTTTTCTTTAGACTTCCGTTACAAGAAGGTATCGGTAAGTGCTTTGTTCTCTTATCAGTTTGATGTTAGACGTTATAACAACGTACAAAACTGGGTAACACAGGGTGATGCAACTTATACAGGTGCTGTAACGCAGAGTCGCAGACTGTTGACTGAGCAGTGGCAGAAGCCAGGCGATGTGAAGGAAATTCAATCACCAGCTTTCAGCCGTCAGTTTACTTCATATGATATCTCTGATGCTAAGTTCCTGCGTTTCAGAAACCTGAATGTTTCTTATAGCCTGGGTGCTTTGAGTGTAGGCAATGTGAAGCTGATGAAGAGCGGACGTTTCTACATGCAGGCTCAGAACCTGATTATCTGGAGCCCATGGAGTGGTTTGGATCCTGAAGATGATAACAACATCAGTCTTGCAGAATTCCCCAACCCAAGAGCTTTCGTAGTTGGTCTGGATATCAATTTTTAA
- a CDS encoding DUF4397 domain-containing protein: MKALQYLSIFAISAMFVSCAKDPAPFEQLGSAVFIHASPGTGALQVTRDTITSAPFTLSSVGYGANSTYLGVPVGSRRFRVWQTTAPTTFIVDRTDNFNLKDMYTYVLYDTINPTTNRTPVLRLKDDLTPPATGRVHVRFLHLARNAPTVDVTLLRTSVTPNDSVTLTSRSFIGESPNPEALQAFTPIPGGLYTAKLKVPGTQNVITTFTVGTTANPILGAQRIVTLFATGTTRGTALALGNARHY, from the coding sequence ATGAAAGCATTACAATATCTAAGCATTTTCGCGATCTCTGCCATGTTTGTTTCATGTGCCAAAGATCCAGCGCCCTTCGAGCAGTTGGGTAGTGCGGTATTTATCCATGCATCCCCTGGTACAGGTGCATTGCAGGTAACACGTGATACCATTACTTCTGCGCCATTTACGCTATCATCGGTTGGTTATGGTGCAAACAGTACTTATCTAGGTGTGCCAGTAGGTAGCAGACGTTTCAGGGTATGGCAAACAACTGCACCCACAACATTTATTGTGGATCGTACAGACAATTTCAATTTGAAGGACATGTATACGTATGTATTGTACGATACGATCAATCCTACTACTAACAGAACTCCGGTGTTGCGTTTAAAGGATGATCTCACCCCGCCGGCCACAGGTCGTGTGCATGTACGTTTCCTGCACTTGGCCAGAAATGCGCCAACTGTTGATGTTACGCTGTTGCGTACCAGTGTTACACCCAATGATAGTGTAACACTCACTAGCAGATCATTTATCGGCGAAAGCCCTAACCCTGAAGCTTTGCAGGCTTTCACGCCAATTCCAGGCGGCTTGTATACTGCCAAGCTGAAAGTTCCGGGTACACAGAACGTGATTACTACTTTCACTGTTGGTACTACTGCCAACCCGATTCTTGGTGCTCAGCGTATTGTTACGCTTTTTGCAACGGGTACTACCAGAGGTACTGCGCTGGCTTTAGGTAATGCCAGACACTATTGA